A segment of the Chloroflexota bacterium genome:
CATCTCGACGACGACGCCGGTGACGAACACGGCTGGGTTCGTCGAGTCGCACATCGTCAAAGCGATTGCGTATGACGCCGCCGGCAACGCGACGCCGTCCGACCCAGTTACGATTTTTATCCAGCACGATGTCAAGCAGAAAAAGTAGAACGCGAGGAAGCAAATGGCAGTGAACGAGCCATTAGCGCAAACATCCATCCAACCAACTGAGCGACCGAAAATCACCTACGAAGAATTTCTCGCTTCGTCGGGCGAAGACTTGCACGCCGAGTGGGTGAATGGAGAGGTCATCGTTCACATGACAGCAAAACCGTTGCATCAAAAAATTCTTGGTTTTCTGTATGTTCTGCTCGAACAATTCGTCAGGGTTTTTGATCTAGGTGAAGTATTCATGGCGCCAACCCAAATGAAAGCGACGCCGACCGGTTCGGGACGCGAACCAGATATTTTCTTCGTCGCGCGCGAGCATTTGGATCGCGTGCTGGAGAATCGCCTCGCTGGTCCCGCCGACCTCGTCGTCGAAATCATTTCTGACGATAGCGTCAGCCGTGACCTGGATGAGAAATTTTTCGAGTACCAAGAAGCCGGCGTGCCCGAGTACTGGATCATTGACCCGCGCCCGCGTCGTCAACGCGCGTGGTTCTATCAGCGCGACGCGCGCGGACAATATCAAACCGCGCCGGTCGGTGACGATGGCATCTATCGCTCGACGAGCGTACCCGGTTTCTGGATCAACGTGAATTGGTTGTGGCAGGAGGACTTGCCTGATCCACTTTCCGTCTTTGCGGAAATTGCCGGATTCACTGACGAAATGAAAAATGCGCTCCGAACATTGAAACAAAAAGGACGCCCGGCGTAATGTATATTCTCGTCACCAACGATGACGGCGTCACCGCG
Coding sequences within it:
- a CDS encoding Uma2 family endonuclease, which encodes MAVNEPLAQTSIQPTERPKITYEEFLASSGEDLHAEWVNGEVIVHMTAKPLHQKILGFLYVLLEQFVRVFDLGEVFMAPTQMKATPTGSGREPDIFFVAREHLDRVLENRLAGPADLVVEIISDDSVSRDLDEKFFEYQEAGVPEYWIIDPRPRRQRAWFYQRDARGQYQTAPVGDDGIYRSTSVPGFWINVNWLWQEDLPDPLSVFAEIAGFTDEMKNALRTLKQKGRPA